A genomic region of Xiphophorus couchianus chromosome 9, X_couchianus-1.0, whole genome shotgun sequence contains the following coding sequences:
- the aldh9a1a.1 gene encoding 4-trimethylaminobutyraldehyde dehydrogenase A has product MAQSILDTTSGASTGTLVVTEPLNFWAGKRVKPREEKNAEPVFEPATGRVLCQLVPCGAEDVEEAIQSAHSAYLKWSKMSGMERARVMLEAARIIRERREKIAKLEVMNNGKCITEALVDVDVACQTMEFYAGMAGTLTGQHIQLPGGAFAYTRREALGVCVGIGAFNYPFQISVTKSAPALACGNAMVFKPSPMTPLTALVMAEIYKEAGVPDGLFCVVQGGAETGTLLCHHPKVAKVSFTGSVPTGKKVMEMSAKGVKQVTLELGGKSPLIIFKDCDLENAIRGALMANFLTQGQVCCNGTRVFVQREIMPQFLEEVVKRTKAISVGDPLLDGTRMGALISKPQLDKALGFVTKAKKEGAKALCGGDPFVPTDPKLKGGYFMSPCVLENCRDDMTCVKEEIFGPVMSVLSFDSEDEVIQRANNTTYGLASGVFTRDISRAHRVAERLEAGTCFINNYNNSPVEMPFGGYKMSGFGRENGQVTIEYYSQLKTVVVELGDVENHF; this is encoded by the exons atggcccagtcaatcCTCGACACGACCTCCGGAGCCTCCACTGGAACCCTGGTGGTTACCGAGCCTCTGAACTTCTGGGCTGGGAAACGGGTGAAGCCCAGGGAGGAGAAAAACGCCGAGCCCGTTTTCGAGCCTGCAACTG GCCGTGTCCTGTGCCAGCTGGTGCCCTGTGGGGCGGAGGATGTGGAGGAAGCCATCCAGAGTGCCCACTCTGCCTACTTGAAATGGAGCAAGATGTCTGGCATGGAGAGGGCTCGGGTCATGCTTGAGGCCGCCCGCATTATCAGG GAACGGAGGGAGAAAATCGCAAAGCTGGAAGTGATGAACAATGGCAAGTGCATCACCGAAGCCCTGGTGGATGTGGACGTCGCTTGTCAGACCATGGAGTTCTACGCCGGCATGGCCGGGACACTCACTG GTCAGCACATCCAGCTTCCTGGCGGAGCCTTCGCCTACACCAGGAGGGAGGCCCTCGGGGTGTGCGTGGGGATCGGGGCATTCAACTACCCCTTCCAGATCTCTGTCACCAAGTCGGCGCCGGCCCTGGCATGTG GTAATGCCATGGTGTTCAAGCCGTCTCCCATGACTCCTTTGACTGCTTTGGTTATGGCTGAGATCTACAAAGAGGCAGGAGTGCCTGATGGCCTGTTCTGTGTGGTCCAAGGTGGAGCAGAGACTGGCACTCTGCTCTGCCACCACCCCAAGGTGGCTAAGGTTTCCTTCACAGGCAGTGTTCCAACTGGCAAGAAG GTGATGGAGATGTCTGCCAAGGGGGTGAAGCAGGTGACCCTGGAGCTGGGAGGGAAATCTCCCCTCATCATCTTCAAAGACTGTGATCTGGAGAATGCCATAAGGGGGGCGCTCATGGCCAACTTCCTGACCCAGGGCCAG GTTTGCTGCAATGGAACCAGGGTGTTTGTACAGAGGGAGATCATGCCACAGTTCCTGGAGGAAGTGGTGAAGAGGACCAAGGCCATCTCTGTGGGTGACCCGCTGCTGGACGGCACCCGCATGGGGGCCCTGATCAGCAAGCCCCAGCTGGACAAGGCTCTGGGGTTTGTCACTAAAGCCAAGAAGGAG GGAGCCAAGGCGCTTTGTGGAGGAGACCCTTTTGTTCCCACCGATCCCAAACTGAAGGGGGGTTATTTTATGTCCCCTTGTGTCCTTG AAAACTGCAGAGACGACATGACCTGTGTGAAGGAGGAGATCTTTGGTCCGGTCATGTCCGTCCTGTCTTTTGACTCTGAGGACGAGGTGATCCAGAGGGCCAACAACACCACCTATGGACTGGCCTCTGGAGTTTTCACCAG GGATATTTCTCGAGCTCATCGTGTGGCAGagaggctggaggcgggaacctgCTTCAtcaacaactacaacaacagtCCTGTAGAAATGCCATTTGGAGGATACAAGATGTCAG GCTTTGGCAGGGAGAACGGCCAGGTGACCATCGAGTACTACTCCCAGCTGAAGACTGTGGTTGTGGAACTGGGAGACGTTGAGAACCACTTCTAA
- the tmco1 gene encoding calcium load-activated calcium channel, producing the protein MSTMFADTILIVFISVCTALLAEGITWVLVYRTEKYKRLKAEVEKQSKKLEKKKETITESAGRQQKKKIERQEEKLKNNNRDLSMVRMKSMFAIGFCFTALMGMFNSIFDGRVVAKLPFVPLSYIQGLSHRNLLGEDYTDCSFIFLYILCTMSIRQNIQKMLGLAPSRAATKQAGGFLGPPPQAAKFS; encoded by the exons ATGAGTACCATGTTTGCAGACACCATTCTGATcgtctttatttctgtctgtACGGCGCTGTTAGCAGAAG GGATCACCTGGGTCTTAGTATATCGAACTGAAAAGTACAAGAGGCTAAAGGCTGaggtggaaaaacaaagcaaaaagc ttgaaaagaaaaaagaaaccatcACCGAGTCTGCGGGACgccagcagaagaagaaaatcg AAAGACAGgaagagaagctgaagaacAACAACAGAGACCTGTCCATG GTGCGCATGAAGTCCATGTTCGCAATTGGCTTCTGCTTCACAGCTTTGATGGGCATGTTCAACTCTAT TTTTGATGGAAGGGTTGTGGCCAAGCTGCCGTTTGTGCCGCTGTCCTACATTCAGGGGCTGTCGCACCGCAACCTACTGGGAGAAGACTACACTGACTGCTCCTTTATCTTCCTCTACATCCTCTGCACCATGTCTATCAGACAG AACATTCAGAAAATGCTCGGACTTGCCCCCTCCAGAGCCGCCACCAAGCAGGCAGGGGGGTTCCTGGGACCTCCGCCCCAAGCGGCCAAGTTTTCTTAA
- the uck2a gene encoding uridine-cytidine kinase 2-A, with protein sequence MPRDSETKPGDPVQRDGHRQPFLIGVAGGTASGKSSVCNKIMELLGQNEIDHHQRQVAILSQDSFYKVLTPEHKAKALKGQFNFDHPDAFDNDLIIETLLDIKEGKTVHIPVYDFVSHSRKEETVTVYPADVVLFEGILMFYSQEIRDLFQMKLFVDTDADTRLSRRVLRDISERGRDLESILAQYINFVKPAFEEFCLPTKKYADVIIPRGVDNTVAINLIVQHIQDILNGGLTKRPNGWINGYGFLKQQPGVESSSRPH encoded by the exons ATGCCGAGAGACAGCGAGACAAAGCCGGGTGACCCGGTCCAGCGTGACGGGCACCGGCAACCGTTCCTGATCGGTGTGGCCGGCGGCACGGCCAGCGGCAAG TCATCGGTGTGCAACAAAATCATGGAGCTACTGGGCCAGAACGAGATCGACCACCACCAGCGCCAAGTGGCCATCCTCAGTCAGGACAGCTTCTACAAGGTCCTGACCCCAGAGCACAAGGCCAAGGCACTCAAGGGCCAGTTCAACTTTGACCACCCAG ATGCATTTGACAATGATCTTATAATTGAGACTCTGCTGGACATcaaggaaggaaaaactgtcCATATTCCTGTTTATGACTTTGTCTCCCACTCCAG GAAGGAAGAGACGGTCACGGTGTACCCTGCCGATGTGGTGCTGTTTGAAGGCATCTTGATGTTCTACTCTCAGGAGATTCGAGACCTTTTCCAAATGAAACTGTTTGTGGATACGGACGCAGACACACGTCTGTCGCGCAGAG TGCTGAGGGACATCAGTGAACGTGGCAGGGACCTGGAGAGCATTCTAGCCCAGTACATCAACTTTGTGAAGCCTGCTTTTGAGGAGTTCTGCCTGCCA ACCAAGAAGTACGCTGATGTGATAATTCCTAGAGGAGTTGATAACACCG TTGCCATTAACCTGATTGTCCAGCACATCCAGGACATCCTGAACGGTGGCCTGACCAAACGACCCAACGGGTGGATCAATGGATATGGGTTTCTGAAGCAGCAGCCCGGCGTGGAATCCAGCAGCCGGCCCCACTGA